Within Trichoderma atroviride chromosome 2, complete sequence, the genomic segment TCATTCTTCAGGCCTGGAACACCAATTTACACACATACAAACATCCTTCTTCCATATCTCTCTCCCTTCCCTCCCTCTTTGATGTTGTACGGAAAGGCGtttggcggtggaggaggcggggaccaaacaaacaagctCTGGATTCGGGTTTATTATTGCATGcatgatctttttttttcttcgttttctttttttttctccttccccctctttattctttaatatgcatctttgtttctcttAATTAGTGTAACTCGCATGGGTCTCGGCTGCCACGTTAATTCGACGAAAATTCTACAAACATGAACTTGGTTCCATTAATACTCGATTGGTCGTAATTACACAGCATGGCACTGACAGTAGTGACAAACCGGACATTAATGAACATTGTCAACCAGCGAATCTTGGCTAATGGTGGTAAAATTATGATTCAAGAATTACAAACAATATACGACGATTTTCCCTCTATCCTCCCCACATTCTATTCCCTTTTATATCTATATGCTTTCCCCCCAACGGGAGAGCTGGGTATCATATAAAATGCCGACTCAATATCATGCTCGACCCCCTGACTCGTGCCCCCCATTCAAGTTGCTCAACTCTACATCCTGATATGGCTCACCCGTCTGGGCAGGAGATCGATAACTCATCCCCGCAGGAGCTGCCAGTGAAGCTTCGACATCCGTAGATGTCCCAAAATTGGCAGACACCATCGTGCCACGCTCGACATCTTTTTCGCCAACATAGCCCAAACGACCGACACCAGCCCAGAAAGCCCTGTCTGGGCTCCGGGGGCCCCAAGCCCAACCAGCGCCAATGGTGATGGGCAAATGATAATATCTAAAACTGAAGAGGGCTGTAAAGATACCGATGGAAAAGCCAAACAAAATGTCGAAGCCATGGTGTCGGAAATTAAACCAGCGAGAagcagcgatgaagatggcgaggcaAAAAGGTGCCACGGTGATGACAAGGAGATAGAtgggaggagctgctgcctgGCGACGCAACGCCTGAATGCTGGAATTATACTTGATGGTTGGATTCGCGCCTTTGCCAGCCATGGGCATGGACGCCTCGTCGTCAAACTGCTCAACCGCAGATGCTGCACGAGAAGGGAAAGCAGCATGCACTTCATGGCTGGATGTAGATGTGCCCGTAGCTACAAACGGCATCGTCACGGCAAACTTGCTGGCGAGAAACAGCGAGAGGTAGAGGAGACCGCCGGCGGAGGCCGCAGAGTGGCCGCTGGGATAGCTTCGGAAGCCATCGTCGAGCTTCGCCTTGTCGGTCTGCGTGCAGATGTCGGCCGAAAAGAGCTGGCCAATGCTGTTGCCCAATGCGAATTCTCCCTTGAAGCCGCCAATCAGGTATTTCGATGCGTTTTCCAAATCCGGGACGCATCGTGCAAGTAGATCAGGTCGAGGCTTGCCGCACATATTCTTGATGCCActgacaaagaagaagccagcgcCAACTGACATGAGGAGTCCCAGTAGACCAATGTGAAGTTCCCATAGTTTACGCTTCCAAACTAATGAGGCAGGGGTATTTTTGGGCACCGTTGCACCTGGCACAAATATGATGGAGACAATGATGATAACGACAGCAGGGACCCCACTGctcaagacaaagagcaGCCAGTCCGGCACAGTCTCGTGTACCGTAAAAGGAAATCTAGAGTGGACATTATCTCGTTAATCGTCTGAACATGAGATAGACCCAGACCAAGCTTTTTGACAGGGCTTGGACATGAGACTCACGAGATGTCTGGGTCAACCAGAGAAAAGGGCCGCTTGTTGGGTGTAATTCGGCCCAAGACGTAGCCGGCGGCAGTAACGACGACGAGAATAATCCAGTCGAAGATGTACGACGTAATGAGTCGGATCGAGGGCAATCCCATTTTGGCGTTGGGCCCGGATCGGGTGATTTGTTGATATGATCGCATCTGctacaaagaagaaacaaagagatgGGCATTAAAGAAGCATAAGAGGGAAGGGAGGCTAATGGGGGTATAAATGAAAGTTTGTCTAAGGGGAGAGCTTTAAaactggagatggagatgggcagGGTTAAAGTTCcagccagggccagggccgGGTGCTGTGGATAGCTCAGATCTCTCTCCGCTCAGTGGCTGTGGCGCCGCTAAAACGGCGAATTGTCTCGACTTGGTGTTCTGCTCAGGCGAGGATGGTTGGTAGATTCCACAGCACAGTGTCATTCCCAGGGGACGCGTGGCAGCATAGCACAGCCCATAGAGGGTGCGAGCGTGACcggtagtggtggtggtggtaatGGCAGATCTTTTTGCGTTGTCTCATACAATGACAATGCCTCGGGGTGGTGAGAAGTCAAGGGCTGGCGAGGGTCCGAGGCGACAAGATTACAGAAGGACAAAGTCGTCGAGAATCAAGCACTACTGTACTGAGTGGCATCTTGGCGCTTGGCCCTTGAAGTTTCGATTCATACGTGCCCGACGATGCGAAAACCTTTGATGTTTCTAGACTGCCGAGATACGTATCATCATCCTTGTCAGCATCTCAAGAATAGCACCACCAGTAAGAAGAAACAATGGATGATGCTCGTTACCTACCTGTAACACCGAGATGGTGACAATATGCCCCATACAGCAAGCAGGCAGAAATGGAGTACCGTTTCGGAGCTCCGAGGTCTTGTGCTTGGAACAGCTCCATTAAGATGAGAAAAGATGGCAGTGCACGGCGCGCGCATCGCCCACAACGATTGGACTGCTAGCCAGCTGTTGAATCTGGAAACGGAAGTGGGTCGTGTGCGCGGCTTCCCAATGGCCACGGAAGGGCCAAGGAAGGAGCATTAGAAAAGCTTGGCAAGCGAACCCCCCCTGGtcgctttctctttttgacGTAGTAGACGCCggctcttggctctttgGTTTCTTGGCTCTTTCCCGCCGACACTGTCCCCGACTACGATCTCCGTAGGGCAGGAGGAGGTTAAATCAACGTTAATCGACAAGCATAAGCCTTTACAAATACCTGGCGCTTTATATGGCTCTCAGTGGTATCAGCCCCATTAAAGTCATCTTCTTATAGGCCAAATTGCTTTCCGCTCAGGTCGCAGGGCAATACCTATGTCTTTCTCCCCACAAGTATGCACGCCTACCCTTGGTTGCATATATCAGGGCATAATAGTATAGCAGCGCATTGGCAAATTGAATCCCTCATTCAGGAATACGACTTTGAATTAGTCTGACTGAAGACTATTGTAAGCCGTACCATCgcagccatctcatctctcttCCCCTAGGCGCCATGGGTCGATTACGCGaggcctgcttctccttaCTGGGGGACATGCGCATGCAGCTCGGCTTTGCGCGGTATATCGGAGAAAGGCAACAGAAAGAGTTTTTGCAACTTCCTGCTCAATGCCAAATAGCAGAACCCATGTTTCTGAGACAGCTAAGGGTCTTTCTCGTGTGATGATTCGCCAGCGGAAGCCACCATTACCTCTGTCCGCGTAATGCTAAGACGATCACTAACCTTTGTGACACCGAGTCTAAGAAGCTATTCAGCCAAATAGAAACTAGTAGTCATAGCTTTGAACTTCACAGACAGCCAACCGGAGGACTCCTATCAGTCACGGCAATATCCGCGGGCATCGTTCCCAAATTAGAGAGATGCGTTCAAGTTCATCAAGTTATGGCCCCAGCAAGGCAAATCGATAATAGCACATAATATACAGTCGCGCCAAGCCACAGTATAAgccttgccgccggcgcgTATACATAGGTAGCATcgtgtctttttcttcttcgcttctAAAAGCACCCCCCGATCCCATTGTTTTGTCTACAATTACTCCTTTGACGACCTCTTGTCTCTCCGCTTGCCGTGGTTGCGAGGCCGAGGTGTCACAACCCACTTGTTGACGTTGTGCGTGCGACGAGTCTTGTAACCGCTCTTGGTCTAAATAGGAGAATGTCATTAGCTTCTTGTCCATTATCTAGTTAGTAGAATAGATTTCCCAACTTACCGGTCGGCCCCAAGGGGTCACGGGGTGACGATTACCCTTTGACTTTCCTCGGCCACCACCGTGAGGGTGATCAACTATAAATGACGATTAATCTCTTGCATGATTCTGGTagctgagaaaaaagaggaaccAATTACCTTTGTTCATCGCCACACCACGAACGGTAGGCCGAATGTTCAACCACCGGCTTCTACCAGCCTTACCCAGCTGGCGGTAGTGGTGGTGAATATTGCTAGACACTCCAATGGTGGCACATGCATCTTTGCTCACCCGACGGACCTCGCCGCTCTGGAGCCGAACCTCGACATACTTGCCAGTCATAATCTTGGTACCGtcatcttttgtctcttcgtTCTTGTTTACAACTGTGGCAGATGTACCCGCACTCCTGCAGAAGACGGCACCTCTCTTTGCCGCTGAGCCGACACAAAATACCGTTGTGCCAACGGGAATCATGTGCATCGGCAAGCAATTTCCTCGGAAAGCAGTTTTGGCTGCAAGGATACCCGGATCAATAACACCACCCATGCTGTCGAGCAGATCCTGAGGGATACCAGCGCGATAACTGTGTACAATGTCGCCGGCTCTCAGTCCATCTGCGGCAATGATGTACGACTTGCGTCCCGTAGCTTGCTCCGTGACCAGGGCAATGTGAGCACTGCGTCCAGGGTCGTATTCGATTCGCTCTACCAAGTGTGGTCCAGGGCGCCATCGTATGAAATCAACAGTTCGTATCCTCCTCTTGGCACCTCCTCCCCGGTGTCTTACGGTAATTCTACCATAGACGTTTCGTCCTCCCTTGCCCTGGCCCTTTTTCGGAATTGTCAGAGGGAGAAACGGCCGTCCCTTCCACAGGTGATCGTTTATCGGTCGTCGCAGATGTCGTACACCCGGCGTCCTGGGCTTATAAGTGCGCAGCATCACAGATCCGCTAGACTGCCTTTCACTGCTGGCCGGTGTCTCAGTGGCACGCCCGCCAGCGACGGAACCAGCTCTGGCTTTTGTAGCATAACCCCTCAGTGACAGATTGGTAAAGGCCGAGAGGAGCTGGCGGCTACCAAAAGCCGGAGCAATGGATAGTCTTGGCTTAAGCATTTTCGATTCTCCGTCTATATTTCTAGAGAAGAAATTCCAGGTATTGAGGGGAATAATTTGCTGGCTTGTTCGATTCGCATTTGGCGGGGAGTAGAAGAAGCGCTCTTTGCGCACAGCGGCTCACAGCCCAGCAATTGGCCCAGAGCAGCCTCGTAAAACCAAAATTGTAGTGCcccaggagctggagatgacggTCCCCAACGGCTCAGAAGTCTCCAAGCGCCGTGCCGGTCGTTGTCGAGCAGATGGGCCTGGTCGTCGCAAATCGGACGACTTGTCGTGCCTCTCTGGCTGGTCCCTCGTTGAAATTTCAACGGAGCCGTGAAAAACGTTATGCCGAATGCAAAGAATGAAATGCTTAGCTAAGCGTGGCTGTCCCCCGCTAGCGCCCTCTTTGTTCTCGGTAGGTGCTCTTGTGCCCCCTCGCTAACGCTGGCAGCGCTGTAGAGCTCGCTGCTGACTTAGCACAGGCCGGCGCGCGACCAGCCACCAAACCAAAGCCCTTTCATTTTTTCAGCCACCAGCCACTGCAATGGCTTGTGCTCCCGCGCGACCTGCCAGTGTCGCGTCCCGCCAATCAGCGCCCCGTTGCCCCGCGGTTGCTACTGTTGACATGGCATTTTTGCAGGCCGCCACCCCCGGCCCCGCGAGCAGCCGCCAAACGTCGCGTTGTGAGTCGCTGGTTTCGCTTCGCCCACGTCTCGCACCCACTCGTCGCCCGCCCACTTCTGCCTGCAGTACAATACAGCATCAGCACCCAAGCCCGGCAGCCTTTCTGGAAGCTCTCTCTTagcctttgttttctttttctttcactcTCTACAGCACGCCGCAGTATCGATCAATTGTCGCCATATCCATCCAGTCCACTCTTTGAGCCGCCCTCCGGCCCTCGTCGCAGACTGCAGGGCTGTCGACCAGCAAGCACCATTTACGGTACGGTATATCTCAGACCAGGCCCGTCCAGCGTCCTCACCGCTGTCCCAACCGCTCGCACAACTTGGCCAccttatttttctttgtgCCCACTCGTCAATTCGAGAAAAGCCAGCCCTGGTTAGCAGCTACAGACCGGCAGACAGACGCTCACACATCCGGCATTATATCACaggctcttttcttcttagcCTGCCCGTCCAAGTATTTTTTTCGTGCCGGGCAACCAATTTAATCGCGAGCCACGCCAACTCGTCGAGGTACGTACCAGCCGCGACGGCCCACTCCGCGCTCCCTGGCGGGTTTCTCCTCAAAACACAGCTCATTGCCCTCACCATCCTCTTTCGACATGTCCAATTTGCATCCCCAATCGTACTGTTGATACCCTTTCTGCCGCCTTTCTTTTACATCTGGCCATAGCGGCTCTACTTGGCAGACTGCCCCAGcattttaaatacttttacgCCAGTCATTGACTCCATCTCTCGCAGTAGCATTCCTGCCACGCTAGACGTGTCGGTTTCCTGATTAGCCTCGCTTTTGAGAGGTCAGTAACATTCCGAGCTCCTTGTCTTAAGATGACTGTCTCAGGAGCTTTATTCTGGggctccttttcttcttcgaattAATTTTGCTTTGGactccttcttttcttcaacgCGTCCAACTCAGCTAACATGTCCGAGGAAACAGTGTTGGGCTTTGAGGCTGTTTATACCACCACTAGCTGTTCATCTCATTTCATAATTTCGAATATGCCTCCTGTAAGTGGCCTGCATTCTATGCAAAGCTTGGATCTTATATCGAGGCGTGCTGACGCGATATATAGGGACGGCCTCGTACTCGCGTCATCTCCAACGAGAATGACGAGAACAGCACTACAACGCGTATGACTAGGGCCAAGGCGGCGGCTCTTCACGTGGACGACTCAGTAGCACCTACCAAGTCTACGCTTCAGACAAAGAAAACGACTGTCAGTACCATTGCTGGTAACGGAATTAGAAAACGCGCTGCTCTGGGCGATGTCAGCAATGTCAGCAAGGCGGATGGCGtggagggaaagaagacggcagGAACAAAGGTTGGATTGGTGTCCAAGGCTGCTCAGCCCACAGGCGTCCAGAAGAGCACTCGCCCTGCAACGACAAGCCGAACAGCTTTGGTGAACAAGGAGGTCAAAAAGCCGGAAGTAAAGAAGTCAGGACCTGGAGCCATTGGACCCAAGAGGAAGGTTGCTCCAGCTGCACCAAAGGAAGTTGTACGTCAGGAGGCGGAACCCGCTCGAAAGAGAGCACACGTGGATGTTGAGAAGCGCTCTCGTCCTGAAGTCACCgagcccaaggccaaggccccGGTTCCtgacgctgctgccgtcaaggctgctgcaCAGGCCGCTGCCCAAGCTGAAGCCAAAGCCGCAGAGAAAGCCGAACTTCTTGCAAACATTAAGAGccttgacgaggaggatctgGACGATCCTTTGATGGTTGCCGAATACGCTAACGAAATCTTCGACTATTTGAGAGAGCTAGAGGTCCGCTCAGTTCCCAATGCCGACTACATGTCTCACCAGGACGACCTCGAGTGGAAGACACGGGGAATTCTCGTCGACTGGCTGATTGAGGTCCACACCCGATTCCATTTACTCCCTGAAACCCTGTTCCTGGCCGTCAACATCATCGATCGATTTCTCTCCGAAAAGGTTGTCCAGCTCGACCGTCTCCAGCTCGTTGGCATCACCGCCATGTTCATTGCCTCCAAGTACGAAGAGGTTCTCTCTCCTCACGTGGAAAACTTCAAGAAGATTGCCGATGACGGCTTCAGCGAGGCTGAGATTTTGAGTGCAGAGCGTTTTATCCTTGGCACACTGAATTACGATCTCAGCTATCCTAACCCAATGAACTTCCTCCGCCGAGTTTCAAAGGCAGACAACTACGACATCCAGTCACGTACCATTGGCAAGTATCTTACGGAGATCAGCTTGCTGGACCACCGCTTCATGTCTTTCCGCCCCAGTCATGTCGCCGCCGCTTCTATGTACCTAGCACGGCTTATGCTTGATCATGGCGAGTGGGTAAGTTCTTACACAAAGACTATTGACTCTATGCCATGCTCCACATTACTAATCTCCGTGACAATAGGATTCAACTATCGCCTATTATGCAGGTTACACAGAAGAGGAGGTTGAGCCTGTTGTCAACCTCATGGTTGATTACCTAGCACGACCTCCCATCCACGAAGCATTCTTCAAGAAATATGCTAGCAAAAAATTCCTCAAAGGTATTTTTCAAACAGCTTTTCCGTTGACGCTCACATCTCATTGCTAACGATGCCCGCTGCAGCTTCTATTCTATCCCGCCAGTGGGCCAAGAAGAACGCACCTCTCTTTGGTATTGAAGATCTTCACCTGTCTTTGGACCA encodes:
- a CDS encoding mitochondrial 54S ribosomal protein uL2m (EggNog:ENOG41~BUSCO:EOG092D23RQ) codes for the protein MLKPRLSIAPAFGSRQLLSAFTNLSLRGYATKARAGSVAGGRATETPASSERQSSGSVMLRTYKPRTPGVRHLRRPINDHLWKGRPFLPLTIPKKGQGKGGRNVYGRITVRHRGGGAKRRIRTVDFIRWRPGPHLVERIEYDPGRSAHIALVTEQATGRKSYIIAADGLRAGDIVHSYRAGIPQDLLDSMGGVIDPGILAAKTAFRGNCLPMHMIPVGTTVFCVGSAAKRGAVFCRSAGTSATVVNKNEETKDDGTKIMTGKYVEVRLQSGEVRRVSKDACATIGVSSNIHHHYRQLGKAGRSRWLNIRPTVRGVAMNKVDHPHGGGRGKSKGNRHPVTPWGRPTKSGYKTRRTHNVNKWVVTPRPRNHGKRRDKRSSKE
- a CDS encoding uncharacterized protein (EggNog:ENOG41~TransMembrane:6 (i21-44o74-97i118-139o209-228i294-316o322-340i)) — protein: MRSYQQITRSGPNAKMGLPSIRLITSYIFDWIILVVVTAAGYVLGRITPNKRPFSLVDPDISFPFTVHETVPDWLLFVLSSGVPAVVIIIVSIIFVPGATVPKNTPASLVWKRKLWELHIGLLGLLMSVGAGFFFVSGIKNMCGKPRPDLLARCVPDLENASKYLIGGFKGEFALGNSIGQLFSADICTQTDKAKLDDGFRSYPSGHSAASAGGLLYLSLFLASKFAVTMPFVATGTSTSSHEVHAAFPSRAASAVEQFDDEASMPMAGKGANPTIKYNSSIQALRRQAAAPPIYLLVITVAPFCLAIFIAASRWFNFRHHGFDILFGFSIGIFTALFSFRYYHLPITIGAGWAWGPRSPDRAFWAGVGRLGYVGEKDVERGTMVSANFGTSTDVEASLAAPAGMSYRSPAQTGEPYQDVELSNLNGGHESGGRA